One window from the genome of Vibrio vulnificus NBRC 15645 = ATCC 27562 encodes:
- a CDS encoding TniB family NTP-binding protein: MTMILKILKGTNLNLTPKQLEQLKSFETSFIEYPAITEIYSIFDQLRFNHSLGGEPESFLLTGEAGSGKTALINNYLSRFQSGSTWGKQPVLSTRVPSRINEQNTLTQFLVDLDCKSGGRGIRRRNEIALGEAVVKQLKRKSVELIIVNEIQELVEFSTAEQRQVIANTFKYISEEARVSFVLVGMPYADVIATEPQWNSRLSWRRKIDYFKLLKAKSHSNRTVSYGFDLEQKKHFARFVAGLSSRMGFDEPPVLTKNELLYPLFAMCRGECRALKHFLKDALLTSFKDDADTIDRAILSRTFAFKFPYLDNPFDRPLEQLSLHQIDSGSAYHLNAITTEDKIVAPRFTDAIPLSMLLSKNGLKV, from the coding sequence ATGACGATGATTTTGAAGATATTGAAGGGTACTAATTTGAATTTAACGCCAAAGCAGCTTGAGCAGCTAAAGTCCTTTGAAACCAGCTTTATCGAGTATCCCGCGATAACTGAAATCTACTCTATCTTTGATCAACTTCGTTTCAATCACTCTTTAGGTGGTGAACCAGAGTCTTTCTTGTTAACTGGTGAGGCTGGAAGTGGAAAGACAGCTTTGATCAACAACTACTTGTCACGCTTTCAATCGGGTTCAACTTGGGGAAAGCAGCCAGTATTAAGCACTAGAGTGCCAAGTCGTATCAATGAACAGAATACGCTGACCCAATTTTTGGTTGATTTAGATTGTAAATCCGGAGGAAGAGGTATTCGGCGCCGTAATGAAATTGCGCTTGGCGAAGCGGTTGTAAAGCAACTTAAACGTAAATCTGTTGAGCTGATTATTGTTAATGAAATTCAAGAGCTGGTTGAGTTTTCAACCGCAGAACAGAGACAAGTTATTGCCAACACATTCAAATATATAAGTGAAGAAGCAAGAGTCTCGTTTGTGCTAGTGGGTATGCCTTATGCTGATGTGATAGCGACAGAACCACAGTGGAACTCGCGGCTAAGCTGGAGGAGAAAGATAGATTATTTCAAATTGTTGAAAGCGAAGAGTCATTCGAATAGAACGGTATCTTATGGGTTTGACTTAGAACAAAAAAAACATTTTGCCAGATTTGTCGCGGGTCTGAGTTCAAGGATGGGCTTTGATGAGCCACCAGTACTTACAAAGAATGAACTGCTATATCCCCTGTTTGCAATGTGCCGAGGAGAATGCCGAGCGTTAAAACACTTCTTGAAAGACGCGTTGCTTACGAGCTTCAAAGACGATGCGGATACGATAGACAGAGCAATATTGTCACGCACTTTTGCATTTAAGTTCCCCTACCTAGATAACCCGTTTGATCGTCCTTTAGAGCAGCTTAGTCTTCATCAAATTGACTCTGGTTCTGCTTACCACTTAAATGCAATTACCACTGAAGATAAAATAGTAGCCCCTCGTTTTACAGACGCCATTCCGTTGAGCATGCTATTGAGCAAAAATGGGCTTAAAGTTTAG
- the hsdR gene encoding EcoAI/FtnUII family type I restriction enzme subunit R, with protein MVEKFSKSQLSEADIISKFILPAIKENGWDDMNQIRQEVKLRDGKVVVRGQIAARKKVKSADIVLYHKPSMPLAVVEAKANKHEIGKGMQQGLDYASLLDVPFVFASNGDGFIFHDKTNPEQLETEIRLEDFPSPQMLWEKYCQWKGYSDDQLPLITQDYYDDGSGKSPRYYQLNAINKTIEAVSEGQDRVLLVMATGTGKTYTAFQIIWRLWKSGAKKRILFLADRNILVDQTKNNDFQPFGTAMTKIGNRTIDPAFEIHLGLYQAMTGQEEEKKIFKNVRPDFFDLIVVDECHRGSASEDSAWREILEYFSSATQVGLTATPKETDEVSNIEYFGEPVYTYSLKQGIEDGFLAPYKVVRVDIDVDLQGWRPTKGQVDKHGEVITDRIYNQSDFDRTMVIDERTELVAQTITNYLKRTDPMAKTIVFCNDIDHAERMRRALANCNPEQMAKNEKYVMKITGDDEIGKAQLDNFINPKKAYPVIATTSELMTTGVDAKTCKLVVLDSTIKSMTKFKQIIGRGTRIDDKFGKLWFSILDFKKATELFADERFDGTPERVKVTKPEDFENPEDLDDIVDGMPEDENGEAAVDGESPFGDDIDPDTILEPTPPYTTSGEDTFGPGPDEPIQEEVRKFHVSGVEVKKIAERVQYYDSDGKLVTESFKDYTRKAMATQFTSMDDFTRKWNDADRKQAIIDELAEMGIIWEALEQEVGKDMDPFDMICHVVYDQPPLTRKERADNVKKRNYFTKYGDVAQEVLSNLLDKYADAGVTEIENMTVLKVAPFNEIGRPTEIIKKGFGDKEAYLKAVNELESEIYQTA; from the coding sequence ATGGTCGAAAAGTTCTCCAAGTCTCAGCTGTCTGAAGCCGACATCATCTCCAAGTTCATTCTTCCCGCTATTAAAGAAAACGGCTGGGATGACATGAACCAAATCCGTCAAGAAGTAAAACTGCGTGACGGTAAAGTTGTAGTTCGTGGTCAGATTGCCGCACGTAAGAAAGTGAAGTCTGCTGATATTGTGCTGTATCACAAACCGAGTATGCCGCTTGCAGTCGTGGAAGCGAAAGCGAACAAGCACGAAATTGGTAAGGGAATGCAGCAAGGCTTGGATTATGCGTCACTACTGGATGTTCCGTTTGTGTTTGCTAGTAATGGTGATGGGTTTATATTTCATGACAAAACGAACCCTGAGCAACTAGAAACAGAAATCAGACTCGAAGACTTCCCATCCCCTCAAATGTTGTGGGAAAAATACTGCCAATGGAAAGGTTACTCAGACGACCAACTGCCGCTGATCACCCAAGATTACTACGATGATGGTAGCGGTAAATCACCGCGTTACTACCAGCTCAACGCCATTAACAAAACCATTGAAGCGGTCTCCGAAGGGCAGGATCGCGTGCTGCTTGTGATGGCAACAGGTACAGGTAAAACCTACACCGCTTTTCAAATCATCTGGCGCTTATGGAAGTCGGGGGCCAAGAAACGCATCCTGTTTCTTGCTGACCGCAATATCCTTGTCGACCAAACCAAAAATAACGACTTCCAGCCTTTTGGTACCGCGATGACCAAAATCGGTAATCGCACTATCGATCCCGCTTTTGAAATCCATTTAGGTCTTTATCAGGCCATGACAGGGCAGGAAGAAGAAAAGAAAATCTTCAAAAATGTCCGTCCGGATTTCTTCGATTTAATCGTAGTGGACGAATGCCACCGAGGCAGCGCATCAGAAGACAGCGCATGGCGAGAAATACTGGAGTACTTCAGCTCAGCGACTCAGGTGGGGTTAACCGCAACGCCAAAAGAAACCGATGAAGTTTCCAACATCGAATACTTCGGTGAGCCTGTTTACACCTACTCGCTCAAGCAAGGCATTGAAGATGGCTTCCTTGCGCCTTATAAAGTCGTGCGCGTGGATATCGACGTTGATCTTCAAGGCTGGCGACCAACCAAAGGCCAGGTAGACAAACATGGCGAAGTCATCACAGATCGCATTTACAACCAGAGCGACTTTGACCGAACCATGGTGATTGATGAGCGCACCGAGCTTGTTGCCCAAACCATTACCAACTACCTGAAACGCACAGACCCGATGGCGAAAACCATTGTGTTCTGTAACGACATCGACCACGCAGAACGTATGCGCCGAGCCCTTGCCAACTGCAACCCAGAGCAAATGGCGAAGAACGAAAAATACGTCATGAAAATCACCGGCGATGATGAAATTGGCAAAGCGCAGCTGGATAACTTCATCAATCCGAAAAAAGCCTATCCGGTTATCGCAACGACCTCAGAGCTGATGACCACGGGCGTCGATGCCAAAACCTGCAAACTGGTGGTGCTGGATTCCACCATCAAATCCATGACAAAGTTCAAGCAGATCATCGGTCGCGGTACCCGTATTGATGATAAGTTCGGAAAGCTCTGGTTCTCTATCCTCGACTTTAAAAAGGCCACCGAGCTTTTCGCCGACGAGCGTTTTGATGGCACTCCCGAGCGGGTAAAAGTCACCAAGCCGGAAGATTTTGAAAACCCAGAAGACCTTGATGATATTGTCGATGGTATGCCGGAAGACGAAAACGGCGAGGCGGCTGTTGATGGGGAATCACCGTTTGGTGATGACATCGACCCAGATACGATTCTAGAGCCAACGCCACCCTACACAACTTCAGGCGAAGATACGTTTGGCCCTGGCCCAGATGAGCCTATTCAGGAAGAAGTCAGAAAATTCCATGTTTCTGGCGTCGAAGTGAAGAAGATTGCCGAGCGTGTGCAGTACTACGACAGTGACGGCAAACTGGTGACCGAATCGTTCAAGGACTACACCCGCAAAGCCATGGCGACGCAGTTTACCTCAATGGATGACTTCACCCGCAAGTGGAACGATGCTGACCGCAAACAGGCCATCATTGATGAGCTCGCGGAGATGGGGATTATCTGGGAAGCGCTGGAACAGGAAGTGGGCAAAGATATGGATCCCTTCGATATGATCTGCCATGTGGTGTATGACCAACCACCACTGACCCGAAAAGAACGTGCTGACAACGTGAAGAAGCGTAACTACTTCACTAAATATGGCGATGTAGCGCAGGAAGTATTGAGCAATCTTCTCGATAAGTACGCCGATGCGGGCGTCACTGAAATTGAAAACATGACGGTACTGAAAGTGGCGCCGTTCAATGAAATTGGGCGCCCGACAGAAATCATCAAAAAAGGCTTTGGTGACAAAGAAGCCTACCTGAAAGCCGTTAACGAACTGGAATCAGAAATTTACCAGACGGCTTAA
- a CDS encoding N-6 DNA methylase: protein MSISSVIKSIQDIMRKDAGVDGDAQRLGQLSWLLFLKVFDAQEEELELELDDYKAPINEKYLWRNWAADAQGITGDKLLEFVNDDLFHNLKNMAALVDTNPRGYVVKEAFSDAYNYMKNGTLLRQVINKLNEIDFTDTKERHLFGDIYEQILRDLQSAGNAGEFYTPRAVTRFIVDRLDPKLGENVFDPSCGTGGFLTCSINHIQERDKPETSEQYATFQKQFHGVEKKQLPHLLCITNMMLHGIEVPSQIKHDNTLNKPLSNWDSNINVIATNPPFGGTEEDGIEKNFPAEMQTRETADLFLQLIIEVLDPANGRAGVVLPDGTLFGEGVKTKIKKLLTEECNLHTIVRLPNGVFNPYTGIKTNILFFTKGKPTKEVWFYEHPYPEGVKNYSKTKPMKFEEFQAEIDWWGKEEDGFASRVENNHAWKVSIDEIIARNFNLDIKNPYQGEVVSHDPDELLASYQTQQQEITELRNQLKDILGNALSSSAQAADEVK, encoded by the coding sequence ATGTCTATCAGTTCCGTAATCAAATCCATTCAAGACATCATGCGTAAAGACGCGGGTGTTGACGGCGATGCACAGCGCCTTGGGCAACTTTCCTGGTTGTTGTTCCTCAAAGTCTTCGATGCGCAGGAAGAAGAATTAGAGCTCGAGCTGGATGATTACAAAGCGCCAATCAATGAAAAATACCTGTGGCGCAACTGGGCGGCAGACGCACAAGGCATTACCGGTGACAAACTGCTGGAGTTTGTGAACGACGACCTGTTCCACAACCTGAAAAACATGGCAGCACTGGTGGACACCAACCCACGTGGTTATGTAGTGAAAGAAGCGTTCAGCGATGCCTACAACTACATGAAAAATGGCACCTTGCTGCGTCAGGTGATCAACAAGCTGAATGAAATCGACTTTACCGATACCAAAGAGCGCCACCTGTTTGGTGATATCTACGAGCAAATCCTGCGTGACCTGCAAAGCGCGGGTAATGCTGGTGAGTTCTATACCCCACGTGCGGTAACCCGCTTTATCGTCGACCGTCTTGATCCAAAATTGGGCGAGAACGTTTTTGACCCATCATGTGGTACGGGCGGCTTCTTAACCTGCTCCATCAACCACATTCAAGAGCGCGATAAACCTGAAACCAGCGAGCAGTACGCGACGTTCCAGAAGCAATTCCACGGCGTTGAGAAGAAGCAGCTGCCGCACCTGCTGTGTATCACCAACATGATGCTGCATGGCATTGAAGTGCCGTCGCAAATCAAACACGACAACACGCTGAATAAGCCGCTTTCTAACTGGGACAGCAATATTAACGTGATTGCGACTAACCCACCGTTTGGCGGTACCGAAGAAGACGGGATTGAAAAGAACTTCCCAGCCGAAATGCAAACCCGTGAAACGGCGGATTTGTTCCTACAACTGATTATTGAAGTGCTGGACCCTGCAAATGGCCGTGCGGGTGTGGTATTGCCAGATGGCACTTTGTTTGGGGAAGGCGTAAAAACCAAAATCAAAAAGCTGCTGACCGAAGAATGTAACCTGCACACCATTGTGCGACTGCCTAACGGCGTGTTTAACCCTTACACGGGCATTAAGACCAACATTCTGTTCTTCACCAAAGGCAAACCAACCAAAGAAGTGTGGTTCTACGAGCACCCATACCCAGAGGGCGTGAAGAACTACAGCAAAACCAAACCGATGAAGTTTGAAGAGTTTCAGGCTGAAATCGACTGGTGGGGCAAGGAAGAAGACGGCTTTGCCAGCCGCGTAGAAAACAACCACGCGTGGAAAGTCTCGATTGATGAGATCATCGCCCGTAACTTCAACCTAGATATTAAAAACCCGTATCAAGGGGAAGTGGTCAGCCATGACCCAGATGAACTGCTAGCAAGCTACCAAACGCAACAGCAGGAAATCACCGAGCTACGCAACCAACTGAAAGACATTCTGGGGAATGCTCTCTCTTCATCAGCTCAAGCTGCGGATGAGGTGAAGTAA
- a CDS encoding MATE family Na+-driven efflux transporter codes for MFFPSLKAVNYKLLFILLLSGLIPAIYSTSRVYFLGSIPDTWAFSIAAQVAWLNVGYEVINEAMLIPLAYILGQVITSNTEGFTKRLNGAMVAFVAVYAAVTLSVLLLAPDMTQAMQQSRELIEQTTHYIRLESVAIFISSVVELCLLVLVLKDEQRKLYAFIAVKSLLIIGFDSLFVSQLSHSLLLGVNGVAYTNIVVNSILLVCALCWFHREGLFNPKMAFNSVSWMKEWAKIGAKSGLESFVRNAAFIIMILQLVNQVQQAGIFWVSNQFIWGWLLLPVMALGQLIKRDAACSNGLSVERVNVYFKLTGLVVLCWLLSVPLWDDFIAHIMGVSDHQQVTDLVLLMLGFYVVFAFNNVIDSYFYGIGRTDLMLYQSLAVNTLFYGSAFVAYQLGWFEPTLEGIALMFGVGITFDAIITIGLYRWLRANQGYESVTTKPALG; via the coding sequence ATGTTTTTCCCATCTTTGAAAGCAGTGAACTACAAGCTGCTGTTTATCCTTTTGTTGTCTGGGCTTATACCCGCGATTTACTCAACTTCCCGTGTTTATTTCCTTGGCAGCATTCCAGATACTTGGGCATTTAGCATTGCAGCCCAGGTCGCATGGCTAAATGTTGGTTATGAAGTTATCAATGAAGCCATGCTGATCCCACTGGCTTATATTCTGGGGCAGGTGATCACAAGCAATACAGAGGGATTTACAAAGCGTTTAAATGGGGCAATGGTGGCGTTTGTTGCAGTGTATGCAGCAGTGACACTCAGTGTACTTCTGCTTGCACCCGATATGACCCAAGCCATGCAGCAAAGCAGAGAGTTGATAGAACAGACCACCCATTACATACGGCTTGAGTCTGTCGCCATTTTTATCTCAAGCGTGGTGGAGCTTTGTCTTTTGGTCTTGGTGCTGAAAGATGAACAGAGAAAACTGTATGCGTTTATCGCTGTGAAATCATTGTTGATCATTGGTTTTGACAGCTTGTTCGTCAGCCAGCTTTCCCATTCGCTTCTATTGGGAGTAAACGGCGTCGCTTATACCAACATTGTTGTGAACAGTATTTTGCTCGTCTGTGCGCTGTGCTGGTTTCATCGAGAAGGGTTGTTCAACCCGAAAATGGCATTTAACTCAGTATCATGGATGAAAGAATGGGCGAAGATTGGCGCGAAGTCCGGACTGGAATCTTTCGTCCGCAATGCAGCCTTTATCATAATGATTTTACAGTTAGTGAATCAGGTTCAGCAAGCGGGTATTTTTTGGGTATCCAACCAATTTATCTGGGGATGGTTACTATTACCTGTCATGGCTCTGGGGCAGTTAATTAAGCGAGATGCCGCTTGCTCGAATGGTCTTTCAGTCGAGAGGGTTAATGTGTATTTCAAACTAACAGGACTCGTTGTCTTGTGCTGGCTGCTCTCCGTACCACTATGGGATGATTTTATCGCCCACATCATGGGTGTCAGTGACCATCAACAAGTGACGGATTTGGTTCTCTTGATGTTAGGTTTTTATGTAGTGTTTGCGTTTAATAACGTTATTGACAGCTACTTCTACGGAATTGGCCGCACAGACTTAATGCTTTATCAGTCTTTAGCCGTTAATACGCTCTTCTATGGTTCTGCCTTTGTGGCCTATCAGTTGGGGTGGTTCGAACCGACATTGGAGGGTATCGCTTTAATGTTCGGTGTGGGCATAACGTTCGATGCCATCATCACTATCGGCTTATACCGCTGGTTGAGGGCTAATCAAGGTTATGAAAGCGTCACCACCAAACCCGCACTCGGTTGA
- a CDS encoding DEAD/DEAH box helicase: protein MLRVWQADCTELAINKFASNRRPHFFCQATPGAGKTVMAAEVARRLFEEGMIDLVLCFSPSLSVAEGMQKTFAWKLECSFNGGLGSLGGSYTYQSIRFFDDNFWNTISKHRVLVVFDEIHHCSFEEDGRSNSWGVEIVSKIQGLARYTLALSGTPWRSDRLPIVMAEYSDPEGMLVCDYQYGLKQAVVDGVCRQPKIVLIDNEHLSITSGGNRQHFASILDCLKQSDISYQSVIHNEEAMHYILNSACKKLAQIRELSPNAGGLVVAASIKHAKDIQKRLVEQFNQSASIVTYHHVNPLNEIESFRHSNVQWIVSVGMISEGTDIPRLQVCCHMSSVKTELYFRQVLGRILRVNDSLNQEAWLYTFAEESLVKFAERVEEDIPESCMFIGVEKSVTSCCSDSPSDDTGSISESRTNNILPLEWATGPFLESVNSGFLSHEESDRIKLGSFRERVIAAFDYV, encoded by the coding sequence ATGCTAAGGGTATGGCAAGCCGACTGTACAGAGCTGGCTATCAATAAATTTGCATCCAATAGACGACCGCATTTCTTCTGCCAAGCGACTCCTGGTGCAGGTAAAACCGTTATGGCTGCCGAGGTAGCAAGGCGCTTATTTGAAGAAGGTATGATTGACTTAGTGCTCTGTTTTTCGCCATCTTTGTCTGTAGCAGAAGGGATGCAAAAAACGTTTGCATGGAAATTAGAGTGCTCATTCAACGGAGGGTTAGGTTCTTTGGGAGGATCTTATACTTACCAATCTATCCGTTTTTTTGACGATAACTTTTGGAACACTATCAGCAAACATCGAGTGTTAGTTGTGTTTGATGAAATTCATCACTGTTCGTTTGAAGAAGATGGTCGATCAAACTCTTGGGGTGTAGAGATAGTCTCAAAGATACAAGGGCTTGCACGATACACGCTGGCATTGTCAGGCACTCCTTGGCGTTCAGACAGACTGCCGATTGTGATGGCAGAATATTCTGACCCTGAAGGGATGCTAGTCTGCGATTACCAGTATGGCTTAAAGCAAGCGGTTGTAGACGGAGTTTGCCGCCAACCGAAAATTGTCTTAATCGATAATGAGCATTTGAGTATTACGTCTGGAGGCAATAGGCAACATTTTGCGTCCATTTTGGATTGCCTTAAACAATCTGATATTTCTTATCAAAGCGTCATCCACAATGAAGAAGCGATGCATTACATCTTGAACAGTGCCTGTAAAAAGCTAGCGCAGATCAGGGAACTTTCGCCAAACGCAGGCGGGTTAGTGGTCGCTGCTTCTATCAAGCACGCGAAAGATATTCAAAAACGCTTGGTCGAGCAGTTTAATCAATCAGCCAGCATTGTCACTTATCACCACGTAAACCCACTAAATGAAATTGAATCTTTTCGACACTCGAATGTTCAGTGGATAGTCAGTGTTGGGATGATAAGTGAAGGTACGGATATTCCTCGGTTGCAGGTTTGCTGTCATATGAGCTCAGTGAAAACAGAACTCTATTTCAGGCAGGTCCTTGGAAGAATATTGAGAGTTAACGACTCACTGAACCAAGAAGCATGGTTGTATACTTTTGCTGAAGAGAGCTTGGTCAAGTTTGCTGAGCGTGTAGAAGAAGACATTCCAGAATCTTGTATGTTCATTGGTGTTGAAAAGTCAGTAACTTCATGTTGTTCAGATTCTCCTTCAGACGATACTGGTTCTATTTCTGAATCACGAACAAACAATATTCTACCACTTGAATGGGCTACGGGCCCTTTTTTGGAAAGTGTGAATAGTGGTTTTTTATCTCACGAAGAATCCGACCGCATCAAACTTGGGTCTTTTCGAGAGCGAGTGATAGCGGCTTTTGACTATGTTTAA
- a CDS encoding restriction endonuclease subunit S: MSAEKLITDHIDIWTSAIQAKSASGRGSSKKRELYGIKKLRELILELAVRGKLVPQDPNDEPASVLLERIAVEKAQLVKEGKIKKQKKLPSIDDDDYLFDIPSGWSWERLGNVGETNIGLTYSPKDAGETGIPVLRSANIQRGKIDLSDLVRVQKEVKDSVLVEIGDLLICARNGSKALVGKTAQICELKEPMAFGAFMAIFRSCINDYIEVFLNSPVYRKNLEGVSTTTINQITQSNLRSTICPIPPVEEQHRIVAKVDELMALCDQLEQQTEASLDAHQVLVETLLATLTNSQDATELMANWARISEHFDTLFTTEQSIDQLKQTILQLAVMGKLVPQDPNDEPAAILLERIAEEKAQLVKEKKIKKQKALLPIAEDEKPFELPKGWEWCRVNDISLFTTSGSRDWAKYYSESGALFVTMGNLSRGSYDLRMDNLRYVKPPIDGEGSRTKLEPHDLLISITGDVGNLGRIPEGFGEAYINQHTCLLRFMPECRDKFFPELMRSPFAKLQFDAPQRGIKNSFRLSDVGEMVIPLPPKEERTRITQKVDNMMSLCDQLKQRLRDSQQTQLQLTDAIVEQAL; the protein is encoded by the coding sequence ATGTCTGCGGAAAAACTGATCACAGACCATATCGACATCTGGACATCGGCAATACAGGCGAAATCGGCTTCGGGACGCGGTAGCAGCAAGAAGCGCGAGCTGTACGGCATTAAGAAATTGCGAGAGCTGATTTTAGAATTGGCGGTGCGCGGTAAGTTGGTGCCGCAAGATCCAAATGATGAGCCAGCTTCTGTGTTGCTTGAGCGAATTGCGGTTGAAAAAGCGCAGTTGGTGAAAGAAGGAAAAATCAAAAAGCAAAAAAAGCTGCCTTCAATTGATGACGATGATTACCTATTTGATATTCCATCCGGTTGGAGTTGGGAGAGATTGGGTAATGTTGGCGAAACAAATATTGGCTTAACTTATTCGCCCAAGGATGCGGGAGAAACTGGGATACCTGTACTTCGATCTGCAAATATCCAAAGGGGGAAAATTGACCTTTCAGATTTGGTGAGGGTCCAGAAAGAAGTAAAAGACTCAGTATTGGTTGAGATTGGTGATTTGCTAATCTGTGCTAGGAACGGAAGCAAGGCTCTTGTCGGGAAGACTGCACAAATTTGTGAGTTGAAAGAGCCGATGGCCTTTGGGGCATTTATGGCTATCTTTCGTAGCTGTATTAATGATTACATCGAAGTTTTTTTAAACTCTCCTGTTTATCGAAAAAATCTTGAAGGCGTATCGACAACGACTATCAACCAAATTACGCAGTCGAATTTGAGATCAACTATTTGCCCTATTCCTCCAGTTGAAGAACAACACCGCATCGTCGCCAAGGTCGACGAGCTGATGGCGCTCTGCGATCAACTGGAGCAGCAAACCGAAGCCAGCCTTGATGCCCATCAGGTATTGGTAGAAACCCTGCTCGCGACGCTCACCAACAGCCAAGACGCCACCGAACTGATGGCGAACTGGGCACGCATCAGTGAACACTTCGATACCCTGTTCACCACAGAGCAAAGTATCGACCAGTTAAAACAAACCATCCTGCAACTGGCTGTGATGGGCAAGCTCGTACCACAAGATCCGAATGACGAGCCTGCCGCGATACTACTAGAGCGTATTGCAGAAGAAAAAGCGCAGTTGGTGAAAGAGAAGAAAATTAAAAAGCAAAAAGCACTGCTGCCGATTGCTGAGGATGAAAAGCCGTTTGAACTACCGAAGGGGTGGGAGTGGTGTCGGGTTAATGACATTTCATTGTTCACAACATCGGGTTCCCGTGATTGGGCGAAATATTATTCTGAGTCAGGTGCTTTATTTGTAACGATGGGGAATCTCTCGAGAGGAAGTTACGATTTGCGAATGGATAATTTGCGATATGTTAAACCTCCAATTGATGGTGAAGGTTCTCGCACAAAACTTGAGCCTCACGACTTGCTTATTTCTATTACAGGGGATGTTGGTAATCTAGGGCGAATTCCAGAGGGCTTTGGAGAAGCGTATATAAATCAACATACTTGTCTACTTCGGTTCATGCCAGAATGCCGAGATAAGTTTTTCCCTGAGCTAATGAGATCACCATTTGCTAAGTTGCAATTTGATGCGCCTCAGCGAGGAATTAAAAATAGCTTTCGCTTGAGTGATGTTGGGGAAATGGTAATTCCATTGCCACCTAAAGAAGAACGTACAAGAATCACCCAGAAAGTTGATAATATGATGTCCCTTTGCGATCAATTAAAACAACGCCTTCGCGATAGCCAACAAACTCAGCTTCAGCTTACTGATGCGATTGTTGAGCAGGCGTTGTAA
- a CDS encoding helix-turn-helix domain-containing protein, translating to MQKNNPIPERLKAARKKAKITQKDLGVKIGMEPSSASGRMNHYEKGRHVPDLGTLERMAEELNVPLNYFFCRNELSAELACVIDKMSDEEKAALLDNLSREK from the coding sequence GTGCAAAAAAACAACCCAATCCCAGAAAGGCTCAAAGCTGCGCGTAAAAAAGCCAAAATCACCCAAAAAGATTTAGGGGTGAAAATAGGCATGGAACCCAGCTCGGCGAGTGGGCGGATGAACCACTATGAGAAAGGTAGACATGTACCCGATCTTGGCACGCTCGAACGAATGGCTGAAGAGTTAAACGTACCACTAAACTACTTTTTCTGTAGAAACGAGTTAAGTGCTGAACTGGCTTGCGTGATTGACAAAATGAGTGACGAAGAGAAAGCAGCGCTGTTGGATAATCTAAGCCGTGAAAAGTAG